The following coding sequences are from one Bacteroidota bacterium window:
- a CDS encoding MFS transporter, translated as MIEKRKISPLTAVFITVFIDLLGIGIMIPVFAPLIIENKHGMIPPEVSEVTRNMLYGILTATFPFFQFFGAPILGTLADKFGRKKILQISLVGTFIGYVLFAVSIHAQILWLLFFARAIPGFMGGNISIVTAALADISKPEEKAKNFGLIGTAFGLGFILGPFLGGILSSKDVCHLFDYSTPLWFTALLTLVNIYYVQKQFPETFKPNSPGKISLMAGFHNLRKAFGLVNMRVILLTIFLQAFGFSFFMQFNQVYLIKKFHFEERGIGMMFGYIGLWIAITQGIIVRKYASRFAPDKVIRISLAGLSIAILVMLLPDHWWVLLLINPFIAIFQGLTQPNQTSIVSSLASSETQGEILGIQQSIASIAFTIPPLIAGVIVSFDFRLPIIASAFMTLLAWLNFYYRFEPSSGSSVEVAEK; from the coding sequence GTGATCGAGAAAAGGAAGATAAGCCCCCTCACGGCTGTATTTATCACTGTATTCATAGACCTTTTGGGCATCGGCATTATGATACCCGTGTTCGCCCCCCTTATCATCGAGAACAAACATGGTATGATTCCCCCCGAAGTGAGTGAGGTAACGCGCAACATGCTCTACGGCATCCTCACCGCCACTTTTCCCTTCTTTCAATTTTTCGGTGCGCCTATTCTCGGAACACTTGCAGATAAATTTGGCCGAAAGAAGATTCTTCAAATCTCTTTAGTCGGAACCTTTATCGGTTATGTATTGTTCGCTGTTTCTATTCACGCACAAATTCTTTGGTTACTGTTCTTTGCGCGCGCCATACCGGGCTTCATGGGTGGAAATATTTCCATCGTTACTGCCGCATTGGCCGATATTTCTAAGCCGGAAGAAAAGGCAAAGAACTTTGGATTGATTGGAACGGCCTTTGGCCTCGGCTTTATTCTGGGCCCATTTTTGGGTGGCATTTTATCGAGCAAAGATGTCTGCCATCTTTTTGATTACTCCACTCCTCTTTGGTTCACTGCCTTGTTGACCTTAGTCAATATCTATTACGTCCAAAAACAATTTCCCGAAACATTCAAACCCAACTCTCCGGGAAAAATCTCTCTAATGGCTGGCTTCCACAACCTCCGAAAAGCATTTGGATTGGTGAATATGCGCGTCATTCTACTCACCATTTTTCTTCAAGCATTTGGGTTCAGTTTCTTCATGCAGTTCAATCAAGTATATCTCATCAAAAAATTTCATTTTGAGGAAAGGGGCATCGGCATGATGTTTGGCTATATCGGCCTCTGGATCGCCATCACGCAGGGAATCATCGTACGTAAATATGCCAGTCGTTTTGCTCCGGACAAAGTAATCCGGATTTCGCTGGCTGGCCTATCCATTGCTATCCTCGTCATGCTCTTGCCCGACCATTGGTGGGTTTTGTTGCTCATCAATCCCTTCATCGCCATCTTCCAAGGGTTGACCCAACCCAACCAAACCAGTATTGTTTCTTCCTTAGCTTCCAGCGAAACACAGGGTGAGATTCTAGGCATTCAGCAATCCATTGCCTCAATCGCCTTCACCATTCCTCCGCTGATTGCAGGCGTCATCGTTTCCTTCGACTTCCGCCTGCCTATCATCGCCTCGGCCTTTATGACTTTGCTGGCCTGGCTCAATTTCTATTACCGCTTTGAACCCAGCAGCGGCTCGTCGGTAGAGGTGGCGGAGAAGTAG
- a CDS encoding SBBP repeat-containing protein, whose amino-acid sequence MKKPSLFFRSLLLVSFFLLVARTETKAQDSRSWATYLGGVNDDYAYAVATDASGNVYLTGYTVSTNGIATPGSHKETYNQGAPDVFLIKFDSLGNRLWGTYYGGTGDDQAKGIAVDQNTGDVYIAGVTQSSSGIASGGFDNLINEGATDKTDAFLVKFNSSGVVQWGTYYGGAGIDEGHSVAVDALGNVYLAGQTSSATTTQIGSGGHQNSLGGSTDAFLVKFDANGNRRWGTYYGGADYERGRGVTVGDSFHVYLAGFTPSTTGIASLGAYKTVPDGADAFVAKFDSAGTRLWGTYFGGNGTDECHSVAVDKSGHVYLAGVTLSTSGFATPGAFQTTYQSNNTSTFGDAYLAKFDDNGTSLQWATYYGGANNELIAKVAVDAAEDIYLAGQTDSKGLSSGGFQNTIGGGTDAFLAKFAPDGTTRYSATYYGGTLGECANSVSLAPDNFGNVYMAGETSSSAGIASGGYQNTFGGANFDAFLVKFGAAPAACTGVAISSNPKDSAVCSGARATFKVSATGSPSPTYQWKRNGANINGATANSYTIQVAAITDTGSYTVMVKNDCDSTTSTGARLTVNEALIPHIGTPDSILCFGDSTQLCTQTVFITYEWNNGETSQCFYVGSSGAYSVSTTDANGCSAVSGSLNITVNPLPTVSITVTNDTLQATAASTYQWYLEGNLIGGAINQIYIATQNGYYTVEISDANGCSATSANFYYDISATQELENTSGLVLVPNPVSSDRVQLILSSSVADKRFTVYNELGQIVHSGVLNGTKTWIDIAQFNSGLYFIKAAGQTAKLVKQ is encoded by the coding sequence ATGAAAAAGCCATCTCTTTTTTTCCGGTCTCTTCTTTTAGTTTCGTTCTTCCTATTGGTTGCTCGTACAGAAACCAAGGCGCAGGATAGCCGTAGTTGGGCTACCTATTTGGGAGGAGTAAATGATGATTACGCTTATGCGGTAGCTACCGATGCCTCGGGCAATGTTTATTTAACGGGCTATACGGTGAGCACAAACGGGATAGCCACTCCGGGAAGCCACAAAGAGACTTATAATCAAGGAGCGCCGGATGTTTTTCTTATCAAGTTCGATTCATTAGGTAATCGCCTTTGGGGAACTTACTATGGCGGAACCGGCGATGACCAGGCAAAAGGAATTGCTGTTGATCAAAACACCGGCGACGTGTATATAGCCGGTGTCACTCAAAGCAGCAGTGGCATAGCATCGGGTGGGTTTGACAACCTTATAAATGAAGGAGCTACTGATAAAACCGATGCTTTTTTGGTAAAGTTCAATTCGAGTGGGGTCGTGCAGTGGGGAACCTATTATGGAGGTGCAGGGATAGATGAAGGCCATAGCGTTGCAGTAGATGCTTTGGGAAATGTCTATCTGGCAGGGCAGACCAGTAGTGCTACTACGACTCAAATTGGCTCCGGAGGTCATCAAAACTCTTTAGGCGGCAGTACGGATGCTTTTCTCGTCAAGTTCGATGCCAATGGCAATCGTCGTTGGGGAACCTATTATGGCGGTGCCGATTATGAAAGAGGGCGGGGAGTCACGGTCGGCGATTCCTTCCATGTCTATCTGGCAGGCTTCACGCCAAGCACTACCGGAATTGCTTCGCTGGGCGCGTACAAAACTGTGCCGGATGGCGCAGATGCTTTTGTTGCCAAGTTTGATTCGGCGGGCACCCGTTTGTGGGGAACTTATTTTGGAGGAAACGGAACGGATGAATGTCATTCGGTAGCTGTGGATAAATCAGGACATGTTTATCTGGCGGGAGTTACGCTCAGCACCTCTGGCTTTGCTACCCCTGGTGCATTTCAAACCACTTATCAGAGCAACAACACCAGCACTTTCGGCGATGCTTATCTGGCAAAGTTTGACGACAACGGGACCTCGCTTCAGTGGGCTACCTATTATGGTGGAGCTAATAATGAATTGATAGCAAAAGTGGCGGTTGATGCAGCAGAGGATATATATCTGGCAGGACAAACTGACAGTAAAGGTCTTTCATCCGGTGGATTTCAAAACACCATTGGCGGAGGCACAGATGCTTTTCTTGCCAAGTTTGCTCCCGATGGCACCACCCGCTATTCTGCTACCTACTATGGAGGAACCCTTGGAGAATGTGCCAATAGCGTCAGCTTGGCTCCTGATAATTTCGGCAATGTTTATATGGCGGGAGAAACTTCCAGTAGTGCTGGCATCGCCTCTGGCGGCTATCAAAATACTTTTGGCGGTGCAAACTTTGATGCCTTCCTCGTAAAATTTGGTGCAGCACCGGCGGCCTGTACCGGTGTGGCTATTTCGTCAAATCCCAAAGACTCTGCTGTTTGTTCCGGCGCTCGCGCAACGTTCAAGGTGTCGGCAACCGGCAGCCCTTCGCCTACCTATCAGTGGAAAAGAAATGGGGCGAATATAAACGGCGCAACAGCGAACTCTTACACCATCCAAGTAGCAGCCATCACCGATACCGGAAGCTATACCGTGATGGTTAAAAACGATTGCGACTCTACGACCTCTACCGGTGCGAGATTAACCGTGAATGAGGCCTTAATTCCCCATATCGGGACTCCGGACTCCATCCTTTGTTTTGGAGATTCTACTCAACTATGTACCCAGACTGTATTCATTACTTATGAATGGAACAACGGCGAAACCAGTCAATGCTTTTATGTCGGTTCATCCGGTGCCTATTCGGTTAGCACTACTGATGCAAACGGATGCAGTGCGGTTTCGGGTTCTTTAAACATAACCGTAAACCCTCTTCCCACTGTCAGCATCACGGTTACCAACGATACCTTGCAAGCCACCGCAGCTTCCACCTACCAATGGTATTTGGAAGGGAATCTGATTGGCGGTGCCATCAACCAAATCTATATCGCAACACAAAATGGATACTATACTGTTGAAATAAGCGATGCAAACGGATGTAGCGCCACTTCAGCCAATTTTTATTACGATATCTCCGCTACGCAGGAACTTGAAAATACATCAGGCCTTGTATTGGTGCCCAATCCTGTATCCTCTGATAGAGTTCAATTAATTCTGTCTTCATCGGTTGCAGATAAGAGATTTACCGTTTATAATGAATTGGGACAAATCGTCCATTCGGGTGTATTGAACGGAACAAAAACGTGGATTGATATTGCTCAATTCAACTCTGGCCTCTATTTCATAAAAGCCGCAGGGCAAACCGCCAAACTCGTCAAACAATAA
- a CDS encoding T9SS type A sorting domain-containing protein, translating to MLDNFYRRINFGLKLQSFIVVLVFTFGLVGRLSSQNTLALAIGGDNNDQAFAVVQTSDGGYVMAGQVDSAGVATTRDAIITKISSTGVTQWTRIVGGAAEDYVHSLVKTFDGGFIAAGYTNSFGGAGDIYVIKLDSFGVVDWTRAVGTSVVDKGEQIIQTADSGYAIAGTTNSGGSGDMYIVKLKRDGSFDWDSKVGQLGGKADIGFSIAEAHGGGYVICGNTYYYTGVVASSSTDFYAAKVSAAGAFVWGSVIRDPFQGIYGNDNGKSIVKTNDGGYAMTGEFAMKNTSNAFNWKYGLVKLNGNGGLVFTRAFGSPTNDNNARRLIQTNDEGFAIIGGMSHPTLGLREQYLAKFDSNGDYEWNRTFGTTLYGNWLGTPRTYPDGNEGYGIVQTSDSGYAVVGYLNDNDVSNGTEDQEIHFVKFDANINNCHTVSSIGGQIPVGGTLASIGSSAAAGGASRSVADTRSTEVWHVIDFCLVGINANITTQNIPCVGQCTGTAAAHPSGGSAPYNFTWSTIPTQNSDSIFGLCAGDYTLTITDANAASATFSVTISASSTAVASVSISASSTAVCPGTMVDFTATAINGGTTPSYQWLVNGSAVGTNSPNYSNSNLNDGDTVRCVMTSNLACATNSPATSNPIVMTVSSSLIASVAVMASANPICPGEPVTFTATPAGGGNTPTFEWKINSTVVGTNSATFSSSTLNNNDTVICTMTSSLPCVAGSPATSAKVIMSVGTSVDAGFIAAAPDSVCSGDISLLSITGGSGGTGQWQQSSTFNNFTNIVGATQNTYSTISLTQNMFYRYYVGAGNCSDTTPIVEIVVKPLPAAPALATNDTLICGSDSSQICAPNTFDTYLWSNGSTTNCTYAKFAGAYWVSVTATNGCTTISGRKNISVYPATSVSIVRQGDTLSSFNAVSYQWFKDGSPIAGATSPVYVANQPGSYTVQIVDVNGCYSMSTGILITGINDLAAQGDFKIYPNPASDLLQMEMATEWIGSQYEMYEATGKLVLKDMALSKNTRLDISKLASGMYLIKLNGYARKFVKQ from the coding sequence ATGCTAGATAACTTTTACCGCAGAATCAATTTCGGTCTGAAATTGCAGTCATTTATTGTTGTGCTGGTTTTCACTTTTGGATTGGTGGGGAGGCTGTCTTCTCAGAATACGTTGGCTTTGGCTATTGGTGGAGATAATAATGATCAAGCGTTTGCGGTGGTGCAGACGAGTGATGGAGGGTATGTGATGGCGGGGCAGGTGGATTCTGCAGGTGTGGCCACGACGCGCGATGCGATTATTACGAAGATAAGTAGTACGGGGGTGACTCAATGGACGAGAATTGTAGGAGGCGCCGCCGAGGACTATGTTCATTCTCTTGTTAAAACTTTTGATGGGGGATTTATCGCTGCGGGCTATACGAATTCTTTTGGCGGCGCGGGAGATATTTATGTGATTAAATTGGACAGTTTCGGCGTGGTGGATTGGACGCGCGCAGTGGGAACAAGTGTAGTTGATAAAGGGGAGCAGATTATTCAGACGGCAGATAGCGGTTATGCGATTGCGGGAACGACCAATTCGGGCGGAAGCGGGGATATGTATATAGTGAAGCTGAAAAGGGACGGAAGTTTTGATTGGGATAGCAAGGTAGGGCAACTTGGAGGAAAGGCCGATATTGGCTTCTCGATTGCCGAAGCGCATGGTGGCGGGTATGTGATCTGTGGTAATACCTATTATTATACGGGAGTGGTGGCTTCTTCTTCCACTGATTTTTATGCGGCTAAAGTGAGTGCGGCGGGGGCTTTTGTGTGGGGTTCTGTGATCCGCGATCCTTTTCAGGGAATATATGGAAATGATAATGGAAAGAGTATTGTGAAGACGAATGACGGAGGCTATGCGATGACGGGTGAGTTTGCTATGAAGAATACTTCGAACGCTTTTAACTGGAAGTATGGTTTGGTGAAATTGAATGGTAATGGCGGTCTGGTGTTTACTCGTGCTTTTGGTTCGCCGACGAACGATAATAATGCACGTCGTTTAATTCAAACAAATGATGAGGGCTTTGCTATAATAGGAGGGATGAGCCATCCTACGCTTGGATTGAGGGAACAGTATTTGGCAAAGTTTGATAGCAATGGTGATTATGAATGGAACCGGACTTTTGGTACCACGCTTTATGGAAATTGGCTTGGGACGCCGCGTACTTATCCGGACGGAAACGAGGGGTATGGTATTGTTCAGACGAGCGACAGTGGCTATGCGGTGGTAGGCTATCTAAATGATAACGATGTTTCGAACGGAACGGAGGATCAGGAAATTCATTTTGTGAAATTTGATGCGAACATTAATAACTGTCATACAGTTTCATCCATCGGCGGACAGATTCCGGTGGGAGGAACACTGGCCTCGATAGGCAGCTCGGCTGCGGCAGGCGGGGCTTCGCGCAGCGTAGCTGATACGCGCAGTACGGAGGTTTGGCATGTGATTGATTTTTGCTTGGTGGGCATCAATGCCAATATCACCACACAAAATATTCCCTGCGTAGGTCAATGTACCGGAACGGCAGCAGCACATCCAAGCGGAGGAAGCGCGCCTTATAATTTTACTTGGAGTACTATTCCTACTCAAAATTCGGATTCCATTTTCGGACTTTGTGCGGGTGATTATACGCTGACCATTACAGATGCGAACGCGGCATCGGCTACCTTTTCTGTGACTATTAGTGCTTCTTCCACGGCGGTTGCTTCGGTGAGCATTAGTGCGTCTTCGACGGCAGTTTGTCCGGGCACTATGGTTGATTTTACCGCGACTGCGATCAATGGCGGGACTACACCTTCCTATCAATGGTTGGTGAACGGTTCGGCGGTAGGGACTAACAGCCCTAATTATTCTAATTCAAACTTAAATGACGGCGACACGGTGCGTTGTGTGATGACTTCAAATTTGGCCTGTGCCACCAATTCGCCTGCCACTTCTAACCCAATCGTAATGACGGTATCGTCTTCGCTGATTGCCTCGGTAGCGGTGATGGCTTCTGCCAATCCTATCTGTCCCGGCGAACCGGTAACCTTTACAGCTACCCCTGCGGGCGGCGGAAATACACCCACCTTCGAGTGGAAGATTAACAGCACTGTGGTAGGAACCAACAGCGCCACATTCAGCAGCAGCACGCTGAATAATAACGACACAGTTATTTGTACCATGACTTCTTCTTTGCCTTGTGTCGCCGGTTCGCCTGCTACCTCTGCAAAGGTTATCATGTCGGTAGGTACCAGCGTAGATGCAGGATTCATTGCCGCCGCGCCGGATAGTGTTTGTTCTGGTGACATCAGTCTCTTGAGCATCACCGGAGGTTCGGGAGGTACTGGTCAGTGGCAACAGTCTTCTACGTTCAATAACTTCACCAACATTGTAGGCGCTACTCAAAATACCTACTCTACTATTTCATTAACCCAAAACATGTTCTACCGTTATTATGTAGGAGCGGGCAATTGCAGCGACACGACACCCATTGTTGAGATTGTAGTGAAACCACTGCCTGCGGCACCGGCTCTTGCTACCAACGACACGTTGATCTGCGGCAGTGATTCTAGCCAGATATGTGCGCCAAATACCTTTGATACTTATCTGTGGAGCAACGGATCAACGACCAACTGTACTTATGCCAAATTTGCCGGAGCTTATTGGGTCAGCGTGACGGCTACGAATGGTTGCACTACGATTTCGGGACGAAAAAATATTTCTGTTTATCCGGCGACTTCTGTTTCGATCGTACGGCAAGGCGATACGCTTTCTTCATTCAATGCCGTTTCTTACCAATGGTTTAAGGACGGAAGTCCGATTGCGGGGGCTACTTCTCCGGTCTATGTCGCTAATCAACCGGGCAGTTATACGGTTCAGATTGTGGATGTGAATGGATGTTATTCTATGTCCACCGGTATCCTGATTACCGGTATTAATGATTTGGCTGCACAGGGAGATTTTAAAATCTATCCAAACCCGGCATCAGACCTATTGCAAATGGAAATGGCTACAGAATGGATAGGCAGTCAATATGAAATGTATGAGGCCACCGGTAAGTTGGTTTTAAAGGATATGGCTCTAAGCAAAAATACGAGGCTTGATATTTCAAAACTTGCATCGGGTATGTATCTGATTAAACTGAATGGCTACGCACGTAAATTCGTGAAGCAATAA
- a CDS encoding DUF1343 domain-containing protein translates to MKLFQSIGLAFLFFWVPSCQAQPKEKSIPISTDIPNHTTIICGAERLNEYLPLIKGKNLALLVNQTSLIGKDHLVDVLLSHHVAIKKIFAPEHGFRGGADAGEQVKDSIDAKTQIPVISLYGNKKKPSAEDLKGIDVVIFDIQDVGVRFYTFISSLHYLMEACAENNKELLVLDRPNPNGWYVDGPVLKKAFQSFVGVDPVPVVHGLTVGEYAKMVNGEKWLENGQQCRITIIPCENYEHKMRYSLPVKPSPNLPNDLSIALYPSLCFFEGTNVSVGRGTDAPFQIFGSPKTKFDGAYEFEPISKPGAKSPPLLNEKCYGYDLRNTKALVQNEFLFHYVLQMYGLYSDKDNFFLKNNFFDKLCGNDMIRKLIIEGKEEARIKESYQAELLNFKEKRKKYLLYKDF, encoded by the coding sequence ATGAAACTATTTCAGTCAATCGGATTAGCTTTTCTATTCTTCTGGGTACCATCTTGCCAAGCGCAACCAAAAGAGAAGAGTATTCCTATAAGTACAGATATTCCAAATCATACAACAATTATTTGCGGCGCTGAAAGACTGAATGAATATCTGCCGCTTATCAAAGGAAAGAACTTAGCGCTGCTGGTGAATCAAACTTCTTTGATAGGTAAAGATCATTTGGTGGATGTGCTCCTCTCCCATCATGTTGCTATCAAAAAGATATTCGCACCGGAACACGGCTTTCGCGGAGGAGCCGATGCCGGAGAGCAGGTGAAGGACAGTATAGATGCTAAAACCCAAATACCGGTTATTTCGTTGTACGGAAACAAAAAGAAACCTTCTGCCGAAGACCTGAAGGGAATAGATGTCGTTATTTTTGATATTCAAGATGTAGGAGTTCGATTCTATACGTTCATTTCTTCGCTTCACTATTTAATGGAAGCCTGTGCTGAAAACAACAAAGAATTATTAGTGCTTGATCGTCCCAATCCCAACGGATGGTATGTAGATGGCCCTGTATTGAAAAAAGCATTTCAGTCCTTTGTCGGAGTTGATCCGGTTCCGGTGGTTCATGGCTTGACGGTAGGAGAATATGCCAAGATGGTCAATGGAGAAAAATGGTTGGAGAATGGCCAGCAATGTCGGATAACAATCATCCCTTGCGAAAATTATGAACACAAAATGCGCTATTCCTTGCCAGTGAAACCCTCCCCCAATCTTCCTAATGACTTATCCATTGCGCTCTATCCTTCGCTCTGCTTCTTTGAGGGAACGAATGTCAGTGTAGGCAGAGGAACAGATGCGCCTTTCCAGATATTCGGTTCACCAAAAACAAAGTTTGATGGAGCCTATGAATTTGAACCAATCAGTAAGCCGGGCGCTAAGTCTCCGCCCTTACTGAATGAGAAGTGTTATGGTTATGATTTAAGAAATACCAAGGCTTTAGTGCAAAATGAATTTCTGTTTCATTATGTATTACAGATGTACGGACTCTATTCTGATAAAGACAATTTCTTTTTGAAAAATAACTTCTTCGACAAACTTTGCGGCAACGATATGATTCGCAAATTAATTATCGAAGGCAAAGAGGAAGCACGCATCAAAGAATCTTATCAAGCCGAACTTTTGAATTTTAAGGAGAAAAGGAAAAAATACCTTCTCTACAAAGACTTTTAG
- a CDS encoding purine-nucleoside phosphorylase, which translates to MKNLLQAIQETTDFLKSKIIGEYHYGVILGSGLGKLTKEISVHQQIAYSDIPHFPVSTVVGHKGSLIFGELGGKRVVAMSGRFHYYEGYSMEEVTFPVRVMKFLGVKTLLISNASGGMNADFEVGDLMIITDHIYLQPEHPLRGKNYDELGPRFPNMNDAYNPELVKMGLKIALDNDIRCHTGIYAGVQGPTFETPAEYQMFARMGADAVGMSTTPETVVARHMNLQVFAISVISDMGYPPEKADHVSHEFVLKKAAAAEPHMTKIIVELLKSI; encoded by the coding sequence ATGAAAAACCTATTGCAAGCTATTCAGGAAACAACTGATTTCCTAAAATCCAAAATCATAGGCGAATACCATTATGGGGTTATTCTTGGTTCTGGTCTAGGAAAGTTGACTAAAGAAATTTCAGTCCATCAACAGATTGCCTATTCTGACATTCCGCATTTTCCGGTCTCCACGGTGGTAGGCCACAAAGGCAGCCTGATATTTGGCGAACTGGGAGGAAAGCGGGTCGTTGCGATGAGTGGCCGCTTTCATTATTACGAAGGATACTCGATGGAAGAGGTGACTTTTCCGGTTCGGGTAATGAAATTTCTGGGTGTAAAGACTCTGTTGATTTCTAATGCTTCGGGTGGTATGAACGCAGATTTTGAAGTGGGCGACCTGATGATTATCACCGATCATATATACCTACAGCCCGAACATCCTTTGCGTGGAAAAAATTACGATGAACTCGGTCCGCGCTTTCCCAATATGAATGATGCCTATAACCCGGAACTAGTAAAAATGGGGTTGAAGATTGCTTTGGATAATGACATTCGTTGCCATACCGGAATATATGCCGGTGTGCAAGGCCCTACCTTTGAAACCCCTGCTGAATACCAAATGTTTGCTCGAATGGGAGCCGATGCGGTCGGAATGTCCACCACTCCCGAAACGGTAGTAGCTCGCCACATGAACCTGCAAGTCTTTGCTATTTCAGTAATCAGCGATATGGGGTATCCACCAGAGAAAGCCGATCATGTATCTCATGAGTTTGTATTGAAGAAGGCTGCCGCTGCGGAACCGCACATGACGAAGATTATTGTCGAATTGCTGAAGAGTATTTGA
- a CDS encoding cytochrome P460 family protein, with protein MNYKTLTASLIWISVLLILIVSSCSKSTSITGIDAQMYNIAKDTTGFKWYKNSDSLLATSTGSGHAFSYFRARFNVVAALSLDAQGKVNTSTTFQDGAMVVGEYYDANKVFQRYAIQYKQTGNEDADAKGWIWGDINADKTVAEPASNKGTGCISCHGQANNIDYTLMNLKFP; from the coding sequence ATGAATTACAAAACATTGACTGCTTCCCTGATATGGATTTCAGTTTTATTGATTTTGATTGTCAGTTCTTGTTCCAAGAGCACGTCAATAACCGGTATTGACGCGCAGATGTACAACATCGCCAAAGACACTACTGGATTTAAGTGGTATAAAAATAGTGATAGTTTGTTGGCTACCAGTACAGGCAGTGGACATGCTTTCAGTTATTTCAGAGCCCGATTTAATGTGGTGGCGGCTTTATCATTGGATGCCCAAGGCAAGGTGAATACAAGTACAACTTTTCAGGATGGTGCGATGGTTGTTGGTGAATATTATGATGCCAATAAGGTTTTTCAGCGCTATGCTATTCAATATAAACAGACGGGCAATGAAGATGCCGATGCCAAGGGTTGGATTTGGGGAGATATCAATGCCGATAAAACGGTGGCAGAACCTGCCTCAAATAAAGGAACGGGATGTATTAGTTGCCACGGACAGGCAAACAACATTGACTACACCCTGATGAATCTCAAGTTTCCTTAG
- a CDS encoding methionyl-tRNA formyltransferase: MGTPEFAVPMLEALLESSHEVVVVITAPDKPAGRGMQLTESKVKQLAKQKGLMILQPEKLKNESFLAELKTLNADLFVVVAFRMLPEVVWNMPPIGTINLHASLLPQYRGAAPINWAIINGEKETGVTTFFIQQEIDTGQIIFKESIPIGENENVGELYERLMHLGAKVLRKTVDAIAEDNYPQIPQEDSTELKSAPKIFKETCKIDWNNSAKDIHNFIRGLSPYPAAFTLLDGKNFKIFKAIPVYEKVSGKSSGSYSTDGKSFLHLYCTGGYLDIKECQVEGKKRMSVQEFLRGVKLG, encoded by the coding sequence ATGGGTACGCCCGAGTTTGCAGTCCCTATGCTAGAAGCTTTGTTGGAATCAAGTCATGAAGTGGTGGTAGTAATTACCGCACCTGATAAGCCTGCAGGACGTGGTATGCAACTCACAGAAAGCAAGGTGAAGCAATTAGCAAAACAGAAAGGATTGATGATTCTTCAGCCAGAGAAACTAAAGAATGAATCCTTCCTCGCCGAGTTAAAAACATTGAATGCTGATTTGTTTGTGGTAGTGGCCTTCAGGATGTTGCCGGAAGTAGTTTGGAATATGCCCCCCATAGGAACGATTAATCTTCATGCGTCTTTACTTCCCCAATATAGAGGAGCAGCACCCATCAACTGGGCGATTATTAATGGTGAAAAGGAAACCGGCGTTACCACCTTTTTTATTCAACAGGAGATTGATACCGGCCAAATTATTTTTAAGGAAAGTATTCCTATTGGGGAAAACGAAAACGTTGGCGAGCTTTATGAGCGATTGATGCACTTGGGTGCAAAGGTGCTTCGCAAAACAGTGGATGCCATTGCAGAAGACAATTACCCGCAGATTCCACAAGAGGACTCTACGGAGTTAAAATCTGCGCCAAAGATTTTTAAAGAGACTTGTAAGATTGATTGGAACAATTCAGCAAAAGACATTCATAACTTCATCCGTGGACTTAGCCCTTATCCGGCAGCATTTACCTTGCTGGACGGGAAGAACTTTAAAATATTTAAAGCAATTCCAGTCTATGAAAAGGTATCAGGCAAAAGTTCCGGTTCATACAGTACAGATGGCAAATCGTTTCTCCATCTATACTGTACGGGTGGTTATCTGGATATAAAGGAATGTCAAGTGGAGGGAAAAAAGAGAATGTCGGTGCAGGAATTTTTAAGAGGAGTTAAACTGGGTTAG